In one Methanoculleus sp. SDB genomic region, the following are encoded:
- a CDS encoding DNA polymerase I: MAESWIFDVTGGDCVDLWSREGGRVRHRREECPPSFCLSLPDPDLHWEMLAELGDRYGAAECTFETLYGPVDGYRVAADRKVAEAIERQTRGQVSLYNVDVRTEQRYFARRGLFPCAREGESRFSPDIDSPCAVTEIRLPGMPYRDPAVTAASVDGRTLSGSERTVLADLFSLVEATDPDVILVPHADAWMQVIAKKASGYGLEMPFSRSERYRRLGSRSYWSYGRREFREAALIPEGRILIDTEESFVYREGGLAGVCTAARLTGLSPNLTSRFTPGTLVSSYEIYEAVRRGIAVPFRKSDPERVRRCGSLRAADRGGMMFQPEPGVYGRTSQLDFTSLYPSVIVRYNLSPETIRDPERRGFLAEALGPLLDLRISTKRLKKGDPAYAGIDSVLKWMLVTCFGYTGYKNAKFGSIEMHERITGISRDILLSAKEAAEDMGFSVLHGIVDCLWVQGEGVRALQERIERESGLPLEREDYTWLVFLPQADGSGAYNRYFGRLSDGTVKVRGIAARRRDAPPYIVAMQRDLLAVTGEAETPAELSLCEERVRAVYRRYRDGLSGADPADLAIRRRISRTDYRRACLEAAAVRAFRDHGVPPVPGMEIAYVVRDASRLVADPAWDAGSFDLSYYRGLLDRAWEEIAYAFRPPFR, from the coding sequence ATGGCGGAATCATGGATATTCGACGTCACCGGTGGTGACTGCGTGGACCTCTGGAGCCGGGAGGGGGGCCGTGTCCGGCACAGGCGCGAGGAATGCCCGCCGTCCTTCTGCCTCTCCCTCCCCGATCCGGATTTGCACTGGGAGATGCTCGCGGAGCTCGGCGACCGGTACGGTGCCGCGGAGTGCACGTTCGAGACCCTTTACGGCCCGGTGGACGGGTACCGTGTCGCGGCGGACAGAAAGGTCGCCGAGGCGATCGAGCGGCAGACGCGGGGGCAGGTCTCGCTCTACAACGTCGACGTGCGGACGGAGCAGCGGTACTTCGCACGGCGGGGTCTCTTTCCCTGTGCCCGGGAGGGCGAATCCCGGTTCTCCCCCGATATCGACAGTCCCTGTGCGGTGACGGAGATCCGCCTGCCGGGGATGCCGTACCGCGATCCGGCCGTCACCGCCGCGAGCGTGGACGGCAGAACCCTGTCCGGAAGCGAACGGACGGTTCTCGCGGACCTCTTCTCCCTCGTGGAGGCGACGGACCCGGACGTGATCCTCGTTCCCCACGCGGATGCGTGGATGCAGGTAATCGCGAAGAAGGCGTCCGGGTACGGCCTTGAGATGCCCTTTTCCCGGAGCGAAAGGTACCGGCGCCTCGGTTCACGGTCCTACTGGAGCTACGGGCGCCGGGAGTTCCGCGAGGCGGCGCTCATCCCCGAGGGGCGCATCCTCATCGACACGGAGGAGAGTTTCGTCTACCGGGAAGGCGGACTTGCCGGCGTCTGCACGGCGGCACGCCTCACCGGCCTCTCGCCGAACCTTACCTCGCGGTTCACGCCCGGAACGCTTGTTTCCTCCTACGAGATCTACGAAGCGGTGCGGCGCGGCATCGCGGTCCCGTTCCGGAAGAGCGATCCCGAGCGGGTCCGCCGGTGCGGTTCGCTCCGGGCGGCGGATCGCGGCGGGATGATGTTTCAGCCCGAACCCGGGGTGTACGGCAGGACGTCGCAGCTTGATTTCACCTCGCTCTACCCGTCTGTCATCGTGCGGTACAACCTCTCCCCCGAGACCATCCGGGATCCGGAACGGCGCGGTTTTCTTGCGGAAGCGCTTGGGCCGCTGCTCGATCTCCGGATTTCGACGAAGCGCCTGAAGAAAGGCGACCCCGCGTATGCCGGGATCGACAGCGTGCTGAAATGGATGCTGGTGACCTGCTTCGGGTATACCGGGTATAAAAACGCAAAGTTCGGGAGCATCGAGATGCACGAGCGCATCACCGGGATATCGCGTGACATCCTGCTTTCCGCGAAAGAGGCCGCGGAGGATATGGGGTTTTCGGTGCTCCACGGCATCGTCGACTGCCTCTGGGTGCAGGGGGAGGGCGTCCGGGCCCTTCAGGAGCGCATCGAGCGCGAATCGGGACTGCCGCTCGAGCGCGAGGACTACACCTGGCTCGTGTTTCTCCCGCAGGCGGACGGCAGCGGCGCCTACAACCGCTACTTCGGGAGGCTTTCCGACGGCACCGTCAAAGTCCGGGGGATCGCCGCCCGCAGGCGCGACGCACCCCCGTATATCGTCGCCATGCAGCGCGACCTCCTTGCGGTGACGGGGGAGGCGGAGACGCCCGCGGAGCTCTCCCTCTGCGAGGAGCGGGTGCGTGCCGTGTACCGCCGGTACCGCGACGGGCTTTCCGGTGCCGATCCCGCCGATCTCGCGATACGCCGGCGCATCAGCCGCACCGACTACCGCCGGGCATGTCTCGAGGCGGCTGCTGTCCGGGCATTCCGGGATCACGGCGTGCCGCCTGTCCCGGGAATGGAGATCGCCTACGTGGTGCGCGATGCGTCGCGGCTGGTGGCGGACCCCGCATGGGATGCGGGTTCCTTCGACCTGTCCTATTACCGGGGCCTTCTGGACCGTGCATGGGAGGAGATCGCGTACGCCTTCCGCCCGCCCTTTCGATGA
- a CDS encoding CoA-binding protein, whose amino-acid sequence MLTEPEGYALLGRYGIPVPPHRVVTGEADAVSAAAAVGYPVVIKVVSPDIVHKSDAGGVVTGIGDEKTLREAYAGMMDRIAAAAPDALVQGVIVERHMPPGLELIVGGKIDPAFGKVLTFGLGGTLVELVRDVAIRVLPLEDGDYADMVQSIRGYPLIAGFRGEAPRDEAALLDMLSRIAEMFLERDDLVEFDINPLVLYESGGCAVDARFITGPCGDAACGAGTKRETDTSVFYPSSIALVGASTNPNKIGYAVFRNLLSFDGTVYPVNPHAATLLGRTVYPSLADLPEKVDMVVIAVPAALVPGVIEEAGRAGVRLAVIITAGFRETGGEGAVLEAQIMDNARRYGVRVIGPNCLGIMLPHRGLNATFDPSAPRPGPIAFISQSGAVITTVVDWSLAEDIGISAVISVGNQADLEFEDFLQFAEEDPDTKAIILYVEEIKNGRQFLSFARALSGRKPIVAIKSGSSARGRKAASSHTGSLAGSYEVYQAAFRQAGVISAHSLRDAFEVAGLLASEGYPRGSRAVIITSAGGFAVLSSDYAEENGIECITFSDAMIAEFDAVLPPGWSRGNPLDMVGDAGVDRYARIFDILIRHQDRWDVCFVISVPSVTIDAAHLAQEIVRFSKNTHKVIVGCLLGGEGMRVGIRILRTAHIPNFSELEDAFRAVGTALDRKSWDAPQG is encoded by the coding sequence ATGCTGACAGAACCGGAAGGATATGCCCTGCTCGGGCGGTATGGCATTCCGGTACCCCCGCACCGGGTTGTCACCGGCGAAGCGGATGCGGTGTCAGCCGCAGCGGCGGTCGGGTATCCGGTGGTCATCAAGGTCGTCTCCCCCGATATCGTGCATAAGAGCGATGCCGGCGGTGTCGTGACCGGTATCGGCGACGAAAAAACCCTCAGGGAGGCATATGCCGGCATGATGGACCGGATAGCGGCCGCAGCGCCGGATGCTCTCGTGCAGGGCGTTATCGTCGAGCGGCACATGCCTCCGGGACTGGAACTGATTGTCGGGGGGAAGATCGATCCGGCATTCGGCAAGGTGCTGACGTTCGGGCTCGGCGGAACGCTCGTGGAGCTTGTCCGCGACGTGGCCATCCGGGTTCTTCCGCTCGAAGACGGCGACTATGCGGACATGGTGCAGAGCATCCGCGGCTATCCGCTGATCGCCGGATTCCGCGGTGAAGCGCCCCGCGATGAGGCGGCCCTGCTCGATATGCTCTCCCGGATTGCGGAGATGTTCCTCGAACGTGACGATCTGGTCGAATTCGACATCAATCCCCTCGTGCTGTACGAATCGGGGGGATGTGCGGTCGATGCACGGTTCATCACCGGGCCGTGCGGCGACGCGGCATGCGGGGCCGGAACAAAACGGGAAACCGATACGTCGGTCTTTTACCCCTCGTCGATCGCCCTTGTCGGGGCGTCCACCAACCCGAACAAGATCGGGTACGCCGTGTTTCGAAACCTTCTTTCCTTTGACGGCACCGTCTACCCGGTCAACCCGCACGCAGCAACGCTGCTCGGGAGAACGGTCTATCCGTCGCTTGCCGATCTGCCCGAAAAGGTGGATATGGTCGTGATCGCCGTGCCGGCCGCGCTGGTTCCCGGGGTGATCGAGGAGGCCGGCCGGGCGGGCGTGCGCCTTGCGGTCATCATCACCGCCGGATTCAGGGAGACCGGCGGTGAGGGTGCGGTGCTGGAGGCGCAGATCATGGACAACGCCCGCAGGTACGGTGTCCGGGTCATCGGCCCGAACTGCCTCGGCATCATGCTGCCGCACCGCGGGCTGAACGCGACCTTCGATCCCTCGGCGCCCCGTCCCGGCCCCATCGCGTTCATATCCCAGAGCGGCGCCGTCATCACGACGGTCGTCGACTGGAGCCTCGCCGAGGACATCGGCATTTCTGCGGTTATCAGCGTGGGAAACCAGGCGGATCTCGAATTCGAGGACTTTCTGCAGTTTGCAGAGGAGGATCCCGACACCAAAGCGATCATCCTCTACGTGGAGGAGATCAAGAACGGCAGGCAGTTCCTCTCCTTCGCCCGCGCCCTCTCCGGGAGAAAGCCGATCGTCGCCATCAAGTCGGGTTCATCGGCACGGGGGCGGAAGGCCGCGTCATCCCATACCGGATCGCTCGCCGGTTCGTACGAGGTGTACCAGGCGGCGTTCCGGCAGGCAGGCGTGATTTCCGCACATTCGCTCAGGGATGCCTTTGAAGTCGCGGGACTGCTCGCCTCGGAGGGGTATCCCCGGGGATCGCGTGCGGTGATCATCACCAGTGCCGGCGGATTTGCCGTGCTGTCATCCGATTATGCGGAAGAAAACGGGATCGAGTGCATCACCTTTTCGGATGCGATGATTGCCGAATTCGACGCCGTTCTGCCGCCGGGGTGGAGCCGGGGCAATCCGCTGGATATGGTCGGTGATGCCGGCGTCGACCGGTACGCCCGTATCTTCGACATCCTGATCCGGCACCAGGACAGGTGGGATGTCTGTTTTGTCATCTCGGTTCCGTCCGTGACGATCGATGCCGCCCATCTTGCGCAGGAGATTGTCCGGTTTTCGAAAAACACGCACAAGGTGATTGTCGGGTGCCTTCTCGGGGGGGAGGGCATGCGGGTGGGCATCAGAATCCTGCGCACCGCCCATATCCCCAATTTTTCCGAGCTGGAAGATGCGTTCCGGGCGGTCGGAACCGCCCTTGACCGGAAATCATGGGATGCGCCGCAGGGGTAG